The Fibrobacter sp. UWR4 region AAAAACACAATGCAATTTAGTTACTTTTTACTGATTTTTGAACCCCTTTTTTTCAAAAAATCGCCTATTTTCAGTTGTGAAATAATTTTGTATCTTTTTGATATGCAACGAGTTTACGACATTTGTCCGTTTTTTACATGTTCCGTTATAGGTTTTTCCCTGCTTGTAACTTCCGTATGGGCGCTACCCCAGACGGGTACGTTTAAGGATAACCGAGACGGGAAGACGTATAGGACCGTAGTGATCGGTTCCAAGACCTGGCTTGCGGAGAATTTGAACTATAAAACCAAGAGTGGCAGTGAGTGCTACGACGGAAACGAGGCGAATTGCGCGAAATTTGGCCGTCTTTACACCTTTGAAGCCGCCCGAAAGGCCTGCCCTGCAGGCTGGCATCTTCCTGAGAATGAGGAATGGACCTGGTTCAAGACCTTTATTGAGGACAGTGATGGTAAGGAGGCCGCCTGGATGAGCCTGAAATCCCGTGACAAGTGGGACGGCTCCGATCGATACGGTTTTGACGTGGTTCCTGGAGGCAAGGCTACCGATGGATTTATGGATCTGGGGATTTCCGCCCATTTCTGGAGCGCAACGGAAGAGGACGGTGACGCCTTTGGCTGGCACCTTGCTCCTCCAGGGGATTTTTCCCGTGATTTTGACATTAGCACCAATATGTACTCGGTGCGTTGTCTAAAAAACTAGACTAGACCGCCTGCTTCACTAAATTAGAACTTGTGGTTCCAGCTGAAGGCAATTCGGTAGAAGGACCATTCACGACCGCTCTTGACCAGGAGCGGTTCTTCGTCTGAGTTTTCGTGCATGGTGGCAAAGCTTCGACCGCCTTCGAAGGTAATGAGGCTCATGAGGGAGTTCTTGTAGTTGAGCCTGAAGTTCATTAGGAGGCTCAGGTCGATCCACATGAAGTCCCCATCAAAAGCGCGGTAGATCTTGTTGTAGTCTGCCGGATCGTAGTGTCCGTAGAATTCGGCCATGACACCCACCATCTGGAGGATGATTGGCATCTGGTAGCCAAGGACGCCGGTAATGTAGTACTGCCAGCCGTTTGCCTCGCCGGGGAATACTTGCCAGCACCAGATATCGCCGTCATCCACGCCGGTAATCCCTTCGTAAATCCATTTGTAGGTGGCCTGCATGACCACATGGCTCCAGTCCCCGCTAATGAGGGCGCCGGTATCGAACTGGAAGGTGGCAGATGCCCAGTAATCATAATAATAGTGGGCGAAGGGGGTAAGACTCTTGTATTCCTGTTTCTTCAGGCTATAGACGCTCATTCCGTCAAAGCCGAGAGGATTCCAGCCTGTACCGATGGATCCGCCTGCAGAGAATACCAGGAAGGGAACCGGGGTAAAGTCCAGGGATACCAGGGGGCGGACAGAAAGAGGGGAAAGCTCAAAGGTGCCGTTGAATTTCAGGTCGGCGTCCTTCAGCAACCAGTGTTCGCCCAGGGGTGTGGGGAGGGTGTAAGTGGCGTTGAAGCGGGTTACGGCCTTTGCGCCGCTGAATGGGCCATTCAATCCTGCGAAGTGGTCGTCTCCGGTTTCGTAATCCACGTCGGTGTAGATTGCGGCGACTGTGGTAAGGGACAGGGAAAGGGGATTCTTCTTCTGGGTGTCGCCCTCTTCGGCAAAGAGTGCAATGGGCAACAGGGACAGGGCGAGCAACTTCTTGAAATTCACGGGGTATACCTTTTTTTTCTGAACCTTCTTGCTCTAAAAGATAATTTATCAAAAAAAGAAAAACATGCTAATTTGATGGATTTATAGTATAATTCAAAATATGGTTTTCCTTCTGATTGTCATCTACGTCGCCTTTATTGGTCTCGGGCTGCCCGATACCATTCTTGGTGCTGCCTGGCCGTTGATGCAGAAGGACCTGTCGGCCCCGTTATCTGCTGCGGGATTGTTATCCATTATTGTAAGTGTCGGAACCATCATTTCAAGCTTGTTTACTCCCGGATTGGTTTGCCGGATGGGGACGGGTAAGCTGGTGGTGTTCAGTATTGCCTGTACGGCGGTTGCGGCTGCCGGGTATGGAATTTCCCAGACATTCTGGATGATGTGCCTTTTCGCCATTCCGATGGGGTTAGGTGCTGGTGCCATCGATGTTTCCTTGAATAATTTTGCCGCCATTCATCTGGAATCCAAACATGTGAACTGGCTTCATGCTAGCTGGGGTGTGGGGGCTTGCCTTGGACCTGCCATTTTATCCGCTTCCGTATTTTTGGGGACGGGCTGGCGTGGCGCCTATGAATTGAATGCGGTCTTACTGGGCGGGATTGTTCTGCTAATGATTTTTTCCCTACCGCTTTGGACACGGACGGAAAAGCGGAAGACACCAGATGTTGCGGGTAGTGCGAATCGTAACAAGCCAGAACCGGAAGAAATTTCCCTTCGGGCAGCATTGTGCGTTCCAGGAATGAAGTTATCCTTTTGGACGTTCTTCTTCTACTCCGCACTGGAAATTTCTACAGGGCTTTGGTGCGGTACCTACCTGGTTGCCCGTGGTTTTGATCCTGGGGTAGGGGCCCTTGCTGTTTCCATGATGTTTGCAAGCGTCATGATTGGACGTGTTGTCAGTGGCTTCTTTGCCATCCGCTTTACGGATATGCGCCTAGTCCATGCGGGAATCGCCATCGTGATTGTGGGCTGCTTCGCCTTGATTTTGCCCTTGCCTCTATGGTTTACTCCCGTGTGCATTTGCCTGTTGGGGCTAGGTTGCGCTCCTGTCTATCCTTCCCTGATTCATGCTACTCCCGCTCGTTTTGGAGAGGTTCTTTCGGGACGGGCCATCAGTATCCAGATGGCGGGTTCCTATGTAGGTTCAGTCCTGATGCCTCCTACATTCGGATTTGTTGCGTCCCATTTCTCCGTAGCGCTTTGGCCGGTGGCTCTGGCTTTTTTTGTGGGAGGGCTTCTGGCCTGCGTCTGCCTGCTGGATTTTGTAACGCGAAAAAAATTGAATAACGCTTTTGCGGCTGAGCGCATTATGGATGTCTTGCACCAGTTTTCCCAGTTGGAGGCTGCCCGCAAGAGGATGCGTAAGGAACGCAGGCGGGCCAAATGGAAAGCCAAGCAGATTCAACTACAGAAAGCTCGTAAGAAACTCTAGTGTTTTGGGGGAGTTTCTGCGGATAAGGTCTAAAATCTCTTGACGGATACTGCACAAAAGTGTATCTTTGTGCGGTATGGATTTGCTTTCAAAACTAGATACAGAACAGCGTGAAGCTGTAGAGACTACGGAAGGTTTCGTTCGCGTCATTGCGGGCGCCGGTTCCGGCAAGACCCGGACGCTGACCCACCGCTATCTGTATCTGGCAAAGGAGCTGGGGATTTCCCCATCCAATATTCTTTGCGTCACCTTTACCAACAAGGCCGCTGGCGAAATGAAAAGCCGTATTCGTACCATGCTGAAGGGGGACGATTCCGGATACATTTCCACCTTTCACGGTTTTTGCGTCCAGTTCCTGCGGGAGGATATCCATGTCCTGAATTATCCCAAGGAATTCATGATCCTGGATGAAGATGACCAGAAGGCCTTGATTAAAAAGTCCTACGCGGAGCTGGGCTTGCATCTGAACGATCTGAAAATCAGTAGCGTCATGGATTTTATAGGGGGACGCAAGGCCAACGAGACGGATTATGTATCCCTCT contains the following coding sequences:
- a CDS encoding fibrobacter succinogenes major paralogous domain-containing protein, which encodes MQRVYDICPFFTCSVIGFSLLVTSVWALPQTGTFKDNRDGKTYRTVVIGSKTWLAENLNYKTKSGSECYDGNEANCAKFGRLYTFEAARKACPAGWHLPENEEWTWFKTFIEDSDGKEAAWMSLKSRDKWDGSDRYGFDVVPGGKATDGFMDLGISAHFWSATEEDGDAFGWHLAPPGDFSRDFDISTNMYSVRCLKN
- a CDS encoding sugar MFS transporter; its protein translation is MVFLLIVIYVAFIGLGLPDTILGAAWPLMQKDLSAPLSAAGLLSIIVSVGTIISSLFTPGLVCRMGTGKLVVFSIACTAVAAAGYGISQTFWMMCLFAIPMGLGAGAIDVSLNNFAAIHLESKHVNWLHASWGVGACLGPAILSASVFLGTGWRGAYELNAVLLGGIVLLMIFSLPLWTRTEKRKTPDVAGSANRNKPEPEEISLRAALCVPGMKLSFWTFFFYSALEISTGLWCGTYLVARGFDPGVGALAVSMMFASVMIGRVVSGFFAIRFTDMRLVHAGIAIVIVGCFALILPLPLWFTPVCICLLGLGCAPVYPSLIHATPARFGEVLSGRAISIQMAGSYVGSVLMPPTFGFVASHFSVALWPVALAFFVGGLLACVCLLDFVTRKKLNNAFAAERIMDVLHQFSQLEAARKRMRKERRRAKWKAKQIQLQKARKKL